Proteins encoded in a region of the Elusimicrobiota bacterium genome:
- the polA gene encoding DNA polymerase I, with amino-acid sequence MSKLCLFDASGYIHRAFHAIPPLTNSKGEPLNAVYGFSRMISKVLKEEKPEYMAVCFDTPSPTFRHVQYAEYKATRTELDPSLVPQLPLAEALARAWGLPCIKMEGYEADDIIATLAVQAEHAGYEVLILSGDKDILQLVGPRIHVKDEIKKVEYDEAKVFERYGFKPQQLIDYLCLLGDKVDNVPGAAGVGEKTATKLIATHGSLEKIYEKLEENSPSLKEKLAAAKKQVFSNRDLIRLKTDVPFKEKISNLKIQSPDSATLSELLTRFEFRGGLYGVSDDVADPTLQANTKRVVHTVLSLASLKTLESKLKKAKRLSYDLETDGLDTSRCDIVGVAVSVEEGESWYIPVKHSYMGAPDQLPWIETSKVLQPLLEEKTLLKCGQNLKFDNAILERHGIFVVGPFFDTMIAAYCVDPGRNSFGLKDLAADILHERMTRIDELIGKSPDANFSFVPIEQAAPYAAADAEVVFRLVDVFNKKLDDEGTRELFENLEMPLVQIIQSMESTGIRVDVPYLADIGKSFEKQRRAIEQEIFKLAGEEFVLNSPKQLARILFEKLKLPPVKKTKTGFSTDEEVLNKLSQDHPICAKIILVRELGKLNSTYVESILKLVDEKTSRVHTSFNQTGTITGRLSSSEPNLQNIPIRTENGRLIRRAFVASPQQVLVSADYSQIDLRSLAHMSGDPALIEAFHQGGDVHAATASDMFNVALAQVTPEMRRSAKAINFGIVYGQQAYALSQSLNIPMDKAKEFIQKYFEKYAGVRAWIESTLENARKTMVVSTLAGRRRRVPEINSANSFTRGFAERVAVNTPIQGTSADIIKFAMIRVFDDLKKSHLKTKMLLQVHDELLFDCPKDELKKALPLIRHGMEGAFKLRVPLVVDIKTGHNWADMEKIKEPVAA; translated from the coding sequence ATGTCCAAATTATGTTTGTTTGACGCCAGCGGTTACATTCATCGCGCGTTTCATGCCATCCCTCCTTTAACCAATTCGAAAGGCGAACCCTTAAATGCTGTTTACGGGTTTTCCCGGATGATTTCCAAGGTCCTAAAAGAAGAAAAACCGGAATATATGGCGGTTTGCTTCGACACCCCTTCTCCAACTTTTCGCCATGTTCAATATGCAGAATACAAAGCCACCCGCACGGAATTGGACCCCTCTTTGGTCCCTCAATTGCCGCTCGCTGAGGCATTGGCGCGGGCCTGGGGGCTCCCTTGCATAAAAATGGAAGGGTATGAAGCCGACGACATTATTGCCACCTTGGCCGTTCAAGCAGAACATGCGGGCTATGAGGTCCTGATCCTCAGCGGGGATAAGGACATCCTCCAATTGGTGGGCCCCCGCATTCATGTCAAAGATGAAATTAAAAAGGTGGAATATGACGAGGCCAAAGTCTTTGAGCGTTATGGTTTCAAGCCCCAACAATTGATTGATTACCTCTGCCTTTTGGGCGACAAAGTGGACAATGTGCCGGGCGCCGCGGGCGTGGGGGAAAAAACCGCCACAAAATTGATAGCCACCCATGGATCGTTGGAAAAGATTTACGAAAAGTTGGAAGAAAACAGCCCCTCTCTCAAGGAAAAATTGGCGGCGGCTAAAAAACAGGTTTTTTCAAATCGAGATTTGATTCGATTGAAAACCGATGTTCCCTTTAAAGAAAAAATATCAAACCTCAAAATACAATCTCCTGATTCGGCGACTTTGTCTGAACTGTTGACTCGTTTTGAGTTTCGTGGGGGCCTTTACGGCGTATCTGACGACGTGGCGGATCCGACGCTTCAAGCCAACACCAAACGGGTGGTTCACACCGTGTTGTCCTTGGCTTCTTTAAAAACTCTTGAGTCCAAATTAAAAAAAGCCAAACGTCTTTCCTATGACCTTGAAACGGATGGGCTTGACACGTCCCGATGCGACATTGTGGGGGTGGCCGTGAGTGTGGAGGAAGGGGAGTCTTGGTACATTCCTGTGAAACACAGTTACATGGGGGCACCCGATCAATTGCCTTGGATTGAAACATCCAAAGTTTTGCAACCTCTCCTAGAAGAAAAGACACTCCTGAAATGCGGGCAAAATTTAAAGTTCGACAATGCCATTCTTGAACGCCACGGAATCTTTGTCGTGGGCCCTTTTTTCGATACGATGATCGCAGCCTATTGCGTCGATCCAGGGAGAAATAGTTTCGGCCTTAAAGACTTGGCCGCCGATATTCTCCACGAACGCATGACTCGAATTGATGAGTTGATTGGCAAAAGTCCCGACGCCAATTTTTCCTTCGTTCCCATTGAGCAAGCGGCCCCTTACGCGGCGGCTGATGCCGAAGTGGTGTTTCGTTTGGTGGATGTCTTCAATAAAAAGCTCGACGATGAAGGAACGCGCGAACTTTTTGAAAATCTTGAAATGCCTTTGGTGCAGATTATTCAATCCATGGAGTCGACGGGTATCAGGGTGGACGTTCCTTATCTTGCGGACATTGGAAAATCTTTTGAAAAGCAGCGGCGAGCCATTGAACAAGAAATATTTAAATTGGCTGGAGAAGAATTTGTCTTAAATTCACCCAAGCAATTGGCGCGGATTTTGTTTGAAAAATTGAAATTGCCCCCCGTTAAAAAGACCAAAACCGGCTTTTCCACAGACGAAGAGGTGTTGAATAAACTTTCTCAAGACCATCCCATCTGCGCGAAAATTATCCTGGTTCGAGAACTCGGTAAACTTAATTCCACCTATGTGGAATCCATTCTTAAATTGGTCGATGAGAAAACAAGCCGGGTGCACACTTCTTTTAATCAGACCGGGACCATCACGGGACGTTTGAGTTCCAGTGAACCCAATTTGCAAAATATTCCCATACGAACGGAAAACGGACGCCTCATCCGAAGGGCCTTTGTGGCCTCTCCCCAACAGGTTTTGGTTTCGGCAGATTACAGCCAAATTGACCTGCGGTCCTTGGCTCATATGTCGGGGGACCCCGCGTTGATTGAAGCTTTTCACCAGGGAGGAGATGTTCATGCTGCGACTGCCTCCGACATGTTTAATGTGGCGCTTGCACAGGTAACCCCTGAGATGCGTCGCAGCGCGAAAGCCATCAATTTCGGGATTGTTTATGGACAACAGGCCTATGCCTTGTCTCAAAGTTTGAATATTCCCATGGATAAAGCCAAGGAGTTCATTCAGAAATATTTTGAAAAATATGCGGGGGTTCGGGCTTGGATTGAATCGACTTTGGAAAATGCTCGGAAAACAATGGTGGTGTCAACATTGGCTGGACGGCGGCGCCGCGTGCCCGAAATTAATTCCGCCAACTCCTTCACGCGCGGTTTTGCCGAACGAGTGGCGGTGAACACTCCCATTCAAGGGACTTCTGCTGACATCATAAAATTTGCCATGATCCGCGTCTTTGACGACCTTAAGAAAAGCCACCTGAAAACCAAAATGCTCCTCCAAGTTCACGATGAACTCCTATTTGATTGTCCCAAAGACGAGTTGAAAAAAGCTCTGCCTTTGATTCGTCATGGCATGGAGGGCGCTTTTAAACTTCGTGTTCCTTTGGTGGTCGACATTAAAACCGGGCACAATTGGGCTGACATGGAAAAAATAAAGGAGCCCGTGGCGGCATGA
- the coaE_2 gene encoding Dephospho-CoA kinase, whose product MANARNKRLWPHWKYVLGVTGGLGSGKSTVLDMFRKKGAWAVDADAIVHQYLRDPHVLSEIQKKIETSVLMKDGSLNRKALAQIVFGSIKKRRVLEKILHPLVRDSIFKTLKTPRCEFVVIDIPLLYESNWQKFFDAILVVNTNMKNRLTRLKNKGVSIEDAKRRIKAQMSLSEKVKRADFVIDNNESLKKTKKQVDEIWTSIQNHLPTANHPGGK is encoded by the coding sequence ATGGCGAACGCAAGAAATAAGCGGCTTTGGCCCCATTGGAAGTATGTTTTGGGAGTTACTGGAGGACTGGGTTCAGGAAAATCAACGGTTCTCGATATGTTCAGAAAGAAGGGGGCATGGGCGGTGGATGCTGATGCCATCGTTCATCAATATCTTCGTGATCCCCATGTTCTAAGTGAAATTCAAAAAAAAATTGAAACGTCGGTTTTGATGAAAGATGGTTCTCTCAATCGAAAGGCCTTGGCTCAGATCGTTTTTGGTTCAATTAAAAAAAGGAGAGTTTTGGAGAAAATATTGCACCCGCTGGTTCGTGATTCCATATTTAAAACATTGAAGACTCCCCGATGCGAATTTGTGGTGATAGATATCCCACTCCTCTATGAATCCAACTGGCAAAAGTTTTTTGACGCAATTCTCGTGGTTAATACGAATATGAAAAATCGACTGACAAGGCTCAAAAATAAAGGAGTCTCGATTGAGGACGCGAAACGCCGGATAAAAGCGCAGATGAGTTTAAGTGAAAAAGTAAAACGAGCGGATTTTGTTATCGACAACAATGAATCCCTCAAGAAAACCAAAAAGCAAGTGGATGAGATTTGGACATCAATTCAAAATCATCTTCCCACCGCAAACCACCCTGGAGGAAAGTAA
- the rho_1 gene encoding Transcription termination factor Rho: protein MESPQDPKSPTEKPHGERRSPDRPHNEKPVVERRSTEVKAPPPVKQDAPTSVTGESSVITPPINPSAVPAAANTSIQEAKNQLDAAVLAKMQLSELIKIAHEAKVENVAGLRKQALIARILEARAKDAGVILGEGVLEILPDGFGFLRSPEYNYLPGPDDIYVSPSQIKKFALRKGDTVAGQVRPPKDQERFFALLQVRHVNQEPVEKLRSRQLFDNLTPLYAQKRIRLETKKEDLNTRVLDLIAPIGMGQRGVIVAPPRTGKTIFLQKMANAVTTNHPEAVLIVLLIDERPEEVTDMQRSVKGEVISSTFDEPADRHVQVAEMVIEKAKRLVEMKKDVIILLDSITRLARAYNTVTPSSGRVLSGGLDSNALQRPKRFFGAARNIEEGGSLTILATALVETGSRMDDVIFEEFKGTGNMEVYLDRKLADRRIFPAIDITRSGTRKEELLLSPDELNKVWILRKVLSSLNPIEAMELLLEKLGATKSNKDFLKSMEVSG, encoded by the coding sequence ATGGAATCGCCGCAAGACCCTAAAAGCCCAACCGAAAAACCCCACGGAGAACGTCGTTCTCCTGATCGTCCTCATAACGAAAAACCTGTTGTGGAGAGGCGCTCCACTGAAGTCAAAGCACCACCTCCCGTCAAACAAGACGCACCGACCAGTGTCACCGGTGAGTCATCTGTAATCACTCCGCCGATCAATCCCAGCGCTGTTCCTGCCGCGGCGAATACCTCGATCCAGGAAGCCAAAAACCAATTGGACGCGGCGGTTTTGGCCAAAATGCAATTGAGTGAATTGATCAAAATTGCGCATGAGGCCAAAGTCGAAAATGTGGCGGGGCTTCGAAAGCAAGCGCTTATCGCTCGTATATTGGAGGCTCGGGCCAAAGACGCCGGCGTAATTTTGGGAGAAGGTGTTTTAGAAATCTTGCCGGACGGGTTTGGTTTCTTGCGTTCACCGGAATACAATTATTTGCCAGGACCCGACGATATATATGTATCGCCCTCCCAAATCAAAAAGTTTGCGCTTCGAAAAGGGGATACCGTGGCAGGACAGGTGCGTCCGCCCAAGGATCAAGAACGATTTTTTGCGCTTCTTCAAGTCCGACATGTGAATCAAGAACCCGTGGAAAAACTGCGGTCGCGGCAGCTCTTCGATAATTTAACGCCGCTCTATGCCCAAAAACGGATTCGCTTGGAGACGAAAAAGGAAGACTTAAACACCCGCGTCTTAGATTTGATCGCTCCCATCGGCATGGGACAACGCGGTGTGATTGTGGCGCCGCCTCGCACGGGTAAAACCATTTTCCTTCAGAAAATGGCCAACGCCGTCACCACCAACCACCCGGAAGCGGTGCTCATCGTTCTTTTAATTGATGAACGCCCCGAAGAAGTGACCGACATGCAAAGGTCCGTGAAAGGGGAAGTGATCTCCTCCACCTTTGATGAGCCGGCCGACCGGCACGTTCAAGTGGCCGAGATGGTCATTGAAAAAGCCAAGCGCCTGGTTGAAATGAAAAAAGATGTGATTATTCTCTTGGACTCCATCACGCGGCTCGCGCGCGCTTACAACACCGTAACGCCTTCCAGTGGACGCGTTCTCTCCGGCGGGCTTGATTCCAACGCGCTGCAACGACCCAAACGGTTTTTTGGCGCCGCGCGGAACATAGAGGAGGGGGGAAGTTTAACCATTCTCGCCACGGCCTTGGTTGAAACCGGGTCCCGTATGGACGACGTGATCTTTGAGGAATTCAAAGGAACCGGGAACATGGAGGTTTATTTGGACCGCAAATTGGCAGACCGCCGCATTTTCCCCGCCATCGATATCACCCGTTCAGGCACTCGCAAAGAGGAACTTTTGCTCAGCCCCGACGAACTCAACAAAGTCTGGATCCTTCGAAAGGTTCTCTCCTCGCTCAACCCCATCGAAGCCATGGAACTTCTGCTCGAAAAACTGGGCGCCACCAAGTCCAATAAAGACTTCCTCAAGTCCATGGAGGTGTCGGGGTAA